The Musa acuminata AAA Group cultivar baxijiao chromosome BXJ2-2, Cavendish_Baxijiao_AAA, whole genome shotgun sequence genome has a segment encoding these proteins:
- the LOC135605345 gene encoding ACT domain-containing protein ACR8-like translates to MEWPSCLNEYEKLIIRMDTPRVVIDNAVCPTATLVKVDSARKHGILLEAVQVLTDLNLSIKKAYISSDGRWFMDVFHVTDQFGRKLADDSVISYLEQSLDMKEHDFHRPDSAEGLTVLELTGADRPGLLSEVFAVLADLCCGVVDAKVWTHNGRIACLVTVKDKLSGCPIDGDPQQLHHVESRLRHVLKGDHGVCGARTAVSSIPVAHTDRRLHQMMFSDRDYERHSPSAASSTSPAVSVQNWVEKGYSVVAVQCRDRPKLLFDVMCTLTDMEYVVFHGTIDTDGDVAHQEFYIRHKDGSPISSEAERQRMIQCLQAAIERRATEGIRLELCIEDRAGLFSEVTRTFRENGLLVTRAEVSTKGDTASGVFYVTSDAAGQPADPKAVDAVRQRIGADYLTVKEEQRPQYRSKAGDDGDEEAQSSGGVGIGLFYLGNLFWRNLYNLGLIKSCS, encoded by the exons ATGGAATGGCCGTCGTGCTTGAATGAGTACGAGAAGCTTATCATCCGGATGGACACCCCCAG GGTTGTCATCGATAATGCCGTCTGCCCTACCGCGACTCTGGTCAAG GTGGACAGCGCGAGGAAGCACGGCATCCTCCTCGAGGCCGTGCAGGTCCTTACCGACCTCAACCTCTCCATCAAGAAGGCCTACATCTCCTCCGACGGCCGCTGGTTCATGGATGTCTTCCACGTCACCGACCAGTTCGGGCGCAAGCTCGCCGACGACAGCGTCATCTCCTACCTCGAACAG TCATTGGACATGAAGGAGCACGACTTCCACCGGCCCGACAGCGCAGAAGGCCTCACCGTCCTGGAGCTCACCGGCGCCGATCGTCCGGGTCTCCTCTCTGAGGTTTTCGCAGTGCTAGCCGACCTCTGCTGCGGCGTGGTGGACGCCAAGGTATGGACCCACAACGGCCGGATCGCATGCCttgtcaccgtcaaggacaagctcTCCGGCTGTCCCATCGACGGCGACCCGCAGCAGCTTCACCACGTCGAGTCCCGCCTCCGCCACGTCCTCAAGGGTGACCACGGCGTCTGCGGCGCCAGGACCGCCGTCTCGTCCATACCCGTCGCCCACACCGACCGCCGTCTCCACCAGATGATGTTCTCCGACCGCGACTACGAGCGACACTCTCCATCGGCCGCGTCGTCGACATCTCCTGCCGTTTCGGTGCAAAACTGGGTCGAGAAGGGGTACTCCGTCGTCGCCGTGCAGTGCCGGGACCGCCCGAAGCTGTTGTTCGACGTCATGTGCACGCTCACGGACATGGAATACGTCGTGTTCCACGGCACCATCGACACTGACGGGGATGTAGCTCATCAG GAGTTCTACATAAGGCACAAAGACGGCAGCCCCATAAGTTCAGAAGCAGAGAGACAAAGAATGATCCAATGCTTACAAGCCGCCATCGAGAGGAGAGCAACGGAG GGTATAAGGCTAGAGCTATGCATCGAGGACCGGGCAGGGCTCTTCTCGGAGGTGACACGGACGTTCCGAGAGAACGGCCTGTTAGTCACGAGAGCAGAGGTATCGACCAAGGGAGACACGGCCTCGGGCGTGTTCTACGTGACCTCGGACGCTGCCGGGCAGCCGGCTGACCCCAAGGCTGTCGATGCCGTCCGGCAGAGGATTGGTGCCGATTACCTTACAGTGAAGGAGGAGCAACGGCCACAATACCGCAGCAAGGCCGGCGATGACGGCGACGAGGAGGCCCAGAGTTCAGGCGGTGTCGGCATCGGGCTGTTCTACCTGGGAAATCTCTTTTGGAGAAACCTGTACAATCTGGGGTTGATCAAGTCCTGTTCGTAG
- the LOC103970712 gene encoding coatomer subunit epsilon-1, whose translation MAAATTPDLLFGLRNSFYLGAYQAAINSSDIPNLPADDALERDVLVHRSYIALGSYQLVISEIDSSAPTALQAVKLLALYLTGDKESAISSLQEWLSDAAISNNPILRLIAGIIYMHEQDYNEALKHTNSGGTMELHALNVQIFIKMHRSDYAEKQLKIMQQIDEDHTLTQLANAWLDLAVGGSKIQEAYLIFQDFSEKYQMTGMILNGKAVCCMHMGRFDEAESLLLEALNKDAKDAETLANLAVCSLHLGKPSSRYLNQLKLSHPDHVLVARMASAEDNFDRALQSIA comes from the exons ATGGCGGCGGCGACCACCCCCGACCTTCTCTTCGGCCTCCGCAACAGTTTCTACTTGGGCGCCTATCAGGCCGCCATCAACAGCAGCGACATCCCCAACCTCCCCGCCGACGACGCCCTCGAGCGCGATGTCCTCGTCCACCGCTCCTACATCGCCCTTGGCTCCTACCAG CTTGTCATCAGTGAGATCGATTCGTCGGCTCCTACTGCCCTCCAGGCCGTCAAATTGCTCGCCCTATACCTCACCGGCGACAAG GAATCTGCTATTTCAAGTCTCCAAGAGTGGTTAAGTGATGCTGCAATAAGCAACAATCCCATTCTTCGACTGATTGCTGGGATCATATACATGCATGAACAAGACTACAATGAGGCACTTAAGCATACTAATTCTGGGGGAACTATGGAACT GCATGCTTTGAATGTTCAGATATTCATTAAGATGCACAGATCAGACTATGCTGAGAAACAGCTTAAGATCATGCAACAGATTGATGAGGACCACACACTTACGCAACTTGCAAATGCATGGTTGGATCTGGCAGTG GGCGGTTCCAAGATACAGGAAGCATATCTTATTTTCCAAGACTTCTCTGAAAAGTATCAGATGACTGGAATGATTTTGAATGGCAAGGCCGTCTGTTGTATGCACATGGGTCGCTTTGATGAGGCTGAGTCCTTGTTGCTTGAAGCACTGAACAAA GATGCAAAGGATGCAGAAACTCTGGCCAACCTTGCTGTGTGCAGTCTTCACCTAGGCAAACCATCATCACGATATCTCAA TCAGTTGAAGTTGTCACATCCAGACCATGTTCTCGTTGCTCGTATGGCATCCGCTGAAGATAATTTTGATAGAGCTCTTCAATCCATTGCATGA
- the LOC135605344 gene encoding AT-hook motif nuclear-localized protein 22-like: MDRITASTHGHLPPLFHSPDFHSLHHFQHLQQQQHPMPPKIEEEHNGSTGIHGSRKRDHDDSNDDGNNNSNGGESKELVPTTSAGGGDGEIMRRPRGRPAGSKNKPKPPIIITRESANVLRSHVMEIAGGCDIVESIATFACRRHRGVCILSGGGTVVNVTLRQPASPSAVVTLHGRFEILSLSGSFLPPPAPPAATGLTIYLAGGQGQIVGGSVVGALIASSPVIIMAASFGNAAYERLPLDEEEPLQAQQGGLGSPGLVGQSPPPQQQLLDPNNPLLHGLPPNLLNNVQLPAEAYGWATGGGGRTPY, encoded by the coding sequence ATGGATCGAATTACAGCCTCCACACATGGCCATCTCCCTCCTCTTTTCCACAGCCCGGACTTCCACTCCCTCCACCACTTCCAACACCTTCAGCAACAGCAGCACCCGATGCCGCCTAAGATCGAAGAAGAGCACAACGGCAGCACCGGTATTCATGGCAGCAGGAAGCGCGACCACGACGACAGTAACGATGATGGGAACAACAATTCCAACGGCGGCGAGTCCAAGGAGCTGGTGCCGACGACGTCCGCTGGAGGAGGGGACGGGGAGATCATGCGCCGGCCGCGCGGCCGCCCCGCCGGGTCCAAGAACAAGCCGAAGCCACCAATCATCATCACCAGGGAAAGCGCCAACGTGCTGAGGTCCCACGTGATGGAGATCGCTGGTGGGTGCGATATCGTCGAGAGTATCGCCACCTTCGCCTGCCGCAGGCACCGCGGCGTCTGTATCCTTAGCGGGGGTGGCACCGTCGTCAACGTCACCCTGCGCCAGCCGGCCTCCCCCAGTGCAGTCGTCACTCTCCACGGACGGTTCGAGATCCTCTCCCTCTCCGGATCCTTCCTTCCGCCGCCCGCCCCACCCGCGGCCACCGGCCTGACAATCTACTTGGCCGGCGGGCAGGGCCAGATCGTGGGTGGGAGCGTCGTAGGGGCACTAATAGCATCAAGCCCGGTGATTATAATGGCAGCATCCTTCGGAAACGCAGCCTACGAGAGGCTGCCACTGGACGAGGAGGAGCCTCTACAAGCTCAGCAAGGCGGTCTTGGGTCGCCCGGACTGGTAGGGCAGTCGCCCCCACCGCAGCAGCAGTTACTTGACCCCAACAATCCACTTCTCCATGGCCTGCCGCCGAACCTGCTAAACAATGTACAATTGCCAGCCGAGGCTTACGGCTGGGCCACCGGCGGAGGAGGACGCACGCCCTACTGA